A stretch of the Vigna radiata var. radiata cultivar VC1973A chromosome 7, Vradiata_ver6, whole genome shotgun sequence genome encodes the following:
- the LOC106768286 gene encoding ubiquitin domain-containing protein DSK2a isoform X4 — MGGDSAVVEEFEGVSVNINVRCSNGSKFSVQTSVDSIVSSFKDLVARNCDVPVEQQRLIYKGRILKDDQTLRSYGLEADHTVHLVRGFVHTNPTGGTSTSSTDTNTATNNARGAVANEGGSLGGPGFGASLFPGLGINGTGGNALFGDGFPDLEQMQQPFLSNPNLVREIMNSPAMQNLMNNPEIVRTLIMNNPQMQELMDRNPELAHILNDPSTLRQTLEATRNPEIMREMMRNTDRAMSNIESSPEGFNMLRRMYENIQEPFLNATTMAGNTGNNNAPIPGTHGGHARDQSTNPSITSSEAAAGSPLPNTNPLPNPWSSTGTGGAQNNTRRSTTTGVDARQQGPTGLGGLNLPDLENMLGGNAMPDASLLSQLMQNPAISQMMQSMLSNPQTLNQILGANTEQRGMPDLNSLRDVMQNPEFLRMFSSPETLQQLLSFQQALMSQLGQQQSTRTNEQLGIGDVIEYVWWTWSR, encoded by the exons ATGGGAGGTGACAGTGCCGTTGTTGAGGAATTCGAAGGAGTCAGCGTCAACATCAATGTTCGCTGCTCTAACGGCTCTAAGTTTTCCGTTCAGACTTCCGTTGATTCCATCGTTAGTTCTTTCAAGGATCTCGTTGCTCGCAATTGCGACGTACCCGTCGAACAACAACGCCTCATTTACAAGGGTCGCATTTTGAAGGACGATCAAACCCTCCGAAGCTACG GATTGGAGGCAGATCACACTGTCCATTTGGTTCGTGGTTTTGTACATACTAATCCAACTGGTGGAACCAGTACTAGCAGCACTGATACCAATACCGCCACTAATAATGCCAGAGGTGCTGTTGCGAATGAAGGTGGGAGTTTAGGAGGGCCTGGCTTTGGAGCTTCACTGTTCCCTGGACTAGGTATCAATGGGACTGGGGGAAATGCTTTATTTGGTGACGGATTTCCTGATCTAGAGCAGATGCAGCAACCATTTCTTTCAAATCCCAATTTAGTGAGAGAAATAATGAATTCGCCTGCCATGCAGAATCTAATGAATAATCCTGAGATAGTGCGGACTCTTATCATGAATAATCCACAGATGCAAGAGCTCATGGATCGAAACCCTGAGTTAGCACACATACTTAATGATCCTAGTACTCTTCGTCAGACCCTTGAAGCTACAAGGAACCCTGAGATCATGCGTGAAATGATGAGAAATACAGATAGAGCAATGAGCAATATTGAATCTTCTCCTGAGGGATTCAACATGCTGAGGCGCATGTATGAAAATATTCAAGAACCGTTTTTGAATGCCACTACAATGGCTGGTAATACAGGAAATAATAATGCACCAATTCCAGGGACTCATGGTGGCCATGCCAGGGACCAATCAACTAATCCCTCAATTACTAGTTCTGAAGCAGCTGCTGGTTCTCCCTTACCTAATACTAACCCACTTCCAAATCCTTGGTCCTCTACTGGTA CTGGAGGTGCTCAAAATAACACCAGAAGGTCGACGACCACTGGTGTGGATGCCAGGCAGCAAGGACCTACTGGCTTAGGAGGCCTTAATCTGCCAGATCTTGAAAACATGCTGGGTGGCAATGCCATGCCAGATGCTTCTTTATTGAGCCAGTTAATGCAAAATCCAGCTATTTCACAAATGATGCAAAGTATGCTTTCCAACCCACAAACCTTGAATCAG aTTCTGGGTGCTAATACCGAGCAGCGTGGCATGCCTGATTTAAATTCTCTTAGAGACGTAATGCAAAATCCAGAATTCCTTCGCATGTTTTCATCACCTGAGACATTGCAG CAACTCTTGTCATTCCAGCAAGCTCTTATGTCTCAGCTTGGTCAGCAGCAGTCAACACG GACCAATGAACAACTTGGGATTGGAGATGTTATCGAGTATGTTTGGTGGACTTGGAGCAGGTAG
- the LOC106768286 gene encoding ubiquitin domain-containing protein DSK2a isoform X2 encodes MGGDSAVVEEFEGVSVNINVRCSNGSKFSVQTSVDSIVSSFKDLVARNCDVPVEQQRLIYKGRILKDDQTLRSYGLEADHTVHLVRGFVHTNPTGGTSTSSTDTNTATNNARGAVANEGGSLGGPGFGASLFPGLGINGTGGNALFGDGFPDLEQMQQPFLSNPNLVREIMNSPAMQNLMNNPEIVRTLIMNNPQMQELMDRNPELAHILNDPSTLRQTLEATRNPEIMREMMRNTDRAMSNIESSPEGFNMLRRMYENIQEPFLNATTMAGNTGNNNAPIPGTHGGHARDQSTNPSITSSEAAAGSPLPNTNPLPNPWSSTGTGGAQNNTRRSTTTGVDARQQGPTGLGGLNLPDLENMLGGNAMPDASLLSQLMQNPAISQMMQSMLSNPQTLNQILGANTEQRGMPDLNSLRDVMQNPEFLRMFSSPETLQQLLSFQQALMSQLGQQQSTRESGQTGGGTGPMNNLGLEMLSSMFGGLGAGSLAVPNRSNEPPEQLYASQLSQLQEMGFFDTQENIRALVATSGNVHAAVERLLGNSGQ; translated from the exons ATGGGAGGTGACAGTGCCGTTGTTGAGGAATTCGAAGGAGTCAGCGTCAACATCAATGTTCGCTGCTCTAACGGCTCTAAGTTTTCCGTTCAGACTTCCGTTGATTCCATCGTTAGTTCTTTCAAGGATCTCGTTGCTCGCAATTGCGACGTACCCGTCGAACAACAACGCCTCATTTACAAGGGTCGCATTTTGAAGGACGATCAAACCCTCCGAAGCTACG GATTGGAGGCAGATCACACTGTCCATTTGGTTCGTGGTTTTGTACATACTAATCCAACTGGTGGAACCAGTACTAGCAGCACTGATACCAATACCGCCACTAATAATGCCAGAGGTGCTGTTGCGAATGAAGGTGGGAGTTTAGGAGGGCCTGGCTTTGGAGCTTCACTGTTCCCTGGACTAGGTATCAATGGGACTGGGGGAAATGCTTTATTTGGTGACGGATTTCCTGATCTAGAGCAGATGCAGCAACCATTTCTTTCAAATCCCAATTTAGTGAGAGAAATAATGAATTCGCCTGCCATGCAGAATCTAATGAATAATCCTGAGATAGTGCGGACTCTTATCATGAATAATCCACAGATGCAAGAGCTCATGGATCGAAACCCTGAGTTAGCACACATACTTAATGATCCTAGTACTCTTCGTCAGACCCTTGAAGCTACAAGGAACCCTGAGATCATGCGTGAAATGATGAGAAATACAGATAGAGCAATGAGCAATATTGAATCTTCTCCTGAGGGATTCAACATGCTGAGGCGCATGTATGAAAATATTCAAGAACCGTTTTTGAATGCCACTACAATGGCTGGTAATACAGGAAATAATAATGCACCAATTCCAGGGACTCATGGTGGCCATGCCAGGGACCAATCAACTAATCCCTCAATTACTAGTTCTGAAGCAGCTGCTGGTTCTCCCTTACCTAATACTAACCCACTTCCAAATCCTTGGTCCTCTACTGGTA CTGGAGGTGCTCAAAATAACACCAGAAGGTCGACGACCACTGGTGTGGATGCCAGGCAGCAAGGACCTACTGGCTTAGGAGGCCTTAATCTGCCAGATCTTGAAAACATGCTGGGTGGCAATGCCATGCCAGATGCTTCTTTATTGAGCCAGTTAATGCAAAATCCAGCTATTTCACAAATGATGCAAAGTATGCTTTCCAACCCACAAACCTTGAATCAG aTTCTGGGTGCTAATACCGAGCAGCGTGGCATGCCTGATTTAAATTCTCTTAGAGACGTAATGCAAAATCCAGAATTCCTTCGCATGTTTTCATCACCTGAGACATTGCAG CAACTCTTGTCATTCCAGCAAGCTCTTATGTCTCAGCTTGGTCAGCAGCAGTCAACACG GGAATCTGGTCAAACCGGCGGAGGCACTG GACCAATGAACAACTTGGGATTGGAGATGTTATCGAGTATGTTTGGTGGACTTGGAGCAGGTAGCCTAGCTGTTCCAAATAGATCAAATG AGCCACCAGAGCAATTGTATGCCTCCCAACTTTCACAGCTTCAAGAGATGGGATTCTTTGACACGCAAGAAAACATAAGAGCTCTTGTTGCTACTTCGGGTAATGTTCATGCAGCAGTTGAACGACTATTGGGGAACTCTGGTCAGTAG
- the LOC106768286 gene encoding ubiquitin domain-containing protein DSK2a isoform X3: MGGDSAVVEEFEGVSVNINVRCSNGSKFSVQTSVDSIVSSFKDLVARNCDVPVEQQRLIYKGRILKDDQTLRSYGLEADHTVHLVRGFVHTNPTGGTSTSSTDTNTATNNARGAVANEGGSLGGPGFGASLFPGLGINGTGGNALFGDGFPDLEQMQQPFLSNPNLVREIMNSPAMQNLMNNPEIVRTLIMNNPQMQELMDRNPELAHILNDPSTLRQTLEATRNPEIMREMMRNTDRAMSNIESSPEGFNMLRRMYENIQEPFLNATTMAGNTGNNNAPIPGTHGGHARDQSTNPSITSSEAAAGSPLPNTNPLPNPWSSTAGGAQNNTRRSTTTGVDARQQGPTGLGGLNLPDLENMLGGNAMPDASLLSQLMQNPAISQMMQSMLSNPQTLNQILGANTEQRGMPDLNSLRDVMQNPEFLRMFSSPETLQQLLSFQQALMSQLGQQQSTRRESGQTGGGTGPMNNLGLEMLSSMFGGLGAGSLAVPNRSNEPPEQLYASQLSQLQEMGFFDTQENIRALVATSGNVHAAVERLLGNSGQ, from the exons ATGGGAGGTGACAGTGCCGTTGTTGAGGAATTCGAAGGAGTCAGCGTCAACATCAATGTTCGCTGCTCTAACGGCTCTAAGTTTTCCGTTCAGACTTCCGTTGATTCCATCGTTAGTTCTTTCAAGGATCTCGTTGCTCGCAATTGCGACGTACCCGTCGAACAACAACGCCTCATTTACAAGGGTCGCATTTTGAAGGACGATCAAACCCTCCGAAGCTACG GATTGGAGGCAGATCACACTGTCCATTTGGTTCGTGGTTTTGTACATACTAATCCAACTGGTGGAACCAGTACTAGCAGCACTGATACCAATACCGCCACTAATAATGCCAGAGGTGCTGTTGCGAATGAAGGTGGGAGTTTAGGAGGGCCTGGCTTTGGAGCTTCACTGTTCCCTGGACTAGGTATCAATGGGACTGGGGGAAATGCTTTATTTGGTGACGGATTTCCTGATCTAGAGCAGATGCAGCAACCATTTCTTTCAAATCCCAATTTAGTGAGAGAAATAATGAATTCGCCTGCCATGCAGAATCTAATGAATAATCCTGAGATAGTGCGGACTCTTATCATGAATAATCCACAGATGCAAGAGCTCATGGATCGAAACCCTGAGTTAGCACACATACTTAATGATCCTAGTACTCTTCGTCAGACCCTTGAAGCTACAAGGAACCCTGAGATCATGCGTGAAATGATGAGAAATACAGATAGAGCAATGAGCAATATTGAATCTTCTCCTGAGGGATTCAACATGCTGAGGCGCATGTATGAAAATATTCAAGAACCGTTTTTGAATGCCACTACAATGGCTGGTAATACAGGAAATAATAATGCACCAATTCCAGGGACTCATGGTGGCCATGCCAGGGACCAATCAACTAATCCCTCAATTACTAGTTCTGAAGCAGCTGCTGGTTCTCCCTTACCTAATACTAACCCACTTCCAAATCCTTGGTCCTCTACTG CTGGAGGTGCTCAAAATAACACCAGAAGGTCGACGACCACTGGTGTGGATGCCAGGCAGCAAGGACCTACTGGCTTAGGAGGCCTTAATCTGCCAGATCTTGAAAACATGCTGGGTGGCAATGCCATGCCAGATGCTTCTTTATTGAGCCAGTTAATGCAAAATCCAGCTATTTCACAAATGATGCAAAGTATGCTTTCCAACCCACAAACCTTGAATCAG aTTCTGGGTGCTAATACCGAGCAGCGTGGCATGCCTGATTTAAATTCTCTTAGAGACGTAATGCAAAATCCAGAATTCCTTCGCATGTTTTCATCACCTGAGACATTGCAG CAACTCTTGTCATTCCAGCAAGCTCTTATGTCTCAGCTTGGTCAGCAGCAGTCAACACG CAGGGAATCTGGTCAAACCGGCGGAGGCACTG GACCAATGAACAACTTGGGATTGGAGATGTTATCGAGTATGTTTGGTGGACTTGGAGCAGGTAGCCTAGCTGTTCCAAATAGATCAAATG AGCCACCAGAGCAATTGTATGCCTCCCAACTTTCACAGCTTCAAGAGATGGGATTCTTTGACACGCAAGAAAACATAAGAGCTCTTGTTGCTACTTCGGGTAATGTTCATGCAGCAGTTGAACGACTATTGGGGAACTCTGGTCAGTAG
- the LOC106768286 gene encoding ubiquitin domain-containing protein DSK2a isoform X1: MGGDSAVVEEFEGVSVNINVRCSNGSKFSVQTSVDSIVSSFKDLVARNCDVPVEQQRLIYKGRILKDDQTLRSYGLEADHTVHLVRGFVHTNPTGGTSTSSTDTNTATNNARGAVANEGGSLGGPGFGASLFPGLGINGTGGNALFGDGFPDLEQMQQPFLSNPNLVREIMNSPAMQNLMNNPEIVRTLIMNNPQMQELMDRNPELAHILNDPSTLRQTLEATRNPEIMREMMRNTDRAMSNIESSPEGFNMLRRMYENIQEPFLNATTMAGNTGNNNAPIPGTHGGHARDQSTNPSITSSEAAAGSPLPNTNPLPNPWSSTGTGGAQNNTRRSTTTGVDARQQGPTGLGGLNLPDLENMLGGNAMPDASLLSQLMQNPAISQMMQSMLSNPQTLNQILGANTEQRGMPDLNSLRDVMQNPEFLRMFSSPETLQQLLSFQQALMSQLGQQQSTRRESGQTGGGTGPMNNLGLEMLSSMFGGLGAGSLAVPNRSNEPPEQLYASQLSQLQEMGFFDTQENIRALVATSGNVHAAVERLLGNSGQ; the protein is encoded by the exons ATGGGAGGTGACAGTGCCGTTGTTGAGGAATTCGAAGGAGTCAGCGTCAACATCAATGTTCGCTGCTCTAACGGCTCTAAGTTTTCCGTTCAGACTTCCGTTGATTCCATCGTTAGTTCTTTCAAGGATCTCGTTGCTCGCAATTGCGACGTACCCGTCGAACAACAACGCCTCATTTACAAGGGTCGCATTTTGAAGGACGATCAAACCCTCCGAAGCTACG GATTGGAGGCAGATCACACTGTCCATTTGGTTCGTGGTTTTGTACATACTAATCCAACTGGTGGAACCAGTACTAGCAGCACTGATACCAATACCGCCACTAATAATGCCAGAGGTGCTGTTGCGAATGAAGGTGGGAGTTTAGGAGGGCCTGGCTTTGGAGCTTCACTGTTCCCTGGACTAGGTATCAATGGGACTGGGGGAAATGCTTTATTTGGTGACGGATTTCCTGATCTAGAGCAGATGCAGCAACCATTTCTTTCAAATCCCAATTTAGTGAGAGAAATAATGAATTCGCCTGCCATGCAGAATCTAATGAATAATCCTGAGATAGTGCGGACTCTTATCATGAATAATCCACAGATGCAAGAGCTCATGGATCGAAACCCTGAGTTAGCACACATACTTAATGATCCTAGTACTCTTCGTCAGACCCTTGAAGCTACAAGGAACCCTGAGATCATGCGTGAAATGATGAGAAATACAGATAGAGCAATGAGCAATATTGAATCTTCTCCTGAGGGATTCAACATGCTGAGGCGCATGTATGAAAATATTCAAGAACCGTTTTTGAATGCCACTACAATGGCTGGTAATACAGGAAATAATAATGCACCAATTCCAGGGACTCATGGTGGCCATGCCAGGGACCAATCAACTAATCCCTCAATTACTAGTTCTGAAGCAGCTGCTGGTTCTCCCTTACCTAATACTAACCCACTTCCAAATCCTTGGTCCTCTACTGGTA CTGGAGGTGCTCAAAATAACACCAGAAGGTCGACGACCACTGGTGTGGATGCCAGGCAGCAAGGACCTACTGGCTTAGGAGGCCTTAATCTGCCAGATCTTGAAAACATGCTGGGTGGCAATGCCATGCCAGATGCTTCTTTATTGAGCCAGTTAATGCAAAATCCAGCTATTTCACAAATGATGCAAAGTATGCTTTCCAACCCACAAACCTTGAATCAG aTTCTGGGTGCTAATACCGAGCAGCGTGGCATGCCTGATTTAAATTCTCTTAGAGACGTAATGCAAAATCCAGAATTCCTTCGCATGTTTTCATCACCTGAGACATTGCAG CAACTCTTGTCATTCCAGCAAGCTCTTATGTCTCAGCTTGGTCAGCAGCAGTCAACACG CAGGGAATCTGGTCAAACCGGCGGAGGCACTG GACCAATGAACAACTTGGGATTGGAGATGTTATCGAGTATGTTTGGTGGACTTGGAGCAGGTAGCCTAGCTGTTCCAAATAGATCAAATG AGCCACCAGAGCAATTGTATGCCTCCCAACTTTCACAGCTTCAAGAGATGGGATTCTTTGACACGCAAGAAAACATAAGAGCTCTTGTTGCTACTTCGGGTAATGTTCATGCAGCAGTTGAACGACTATTGGGGAACTCTGGTCAGTAG